A single Aspergillus puulaauensis MK2 DNA, chromosome 7, nearly complete sequence DNA region contains:
- the PRP24 gene encoding U6 snRNP complex subunit PRP24 (COG:A;~EggNog:ENOG410PM4Y;~InterPro:IPR000504,IPR031766,IPR011990,IPR035979, IPR012677,IPR034397,IPR034398,IPR003107;~PFAM:PF16842,PF00076;~go_function: GO:0003676 - nucleic acid binding [Evidence IEA];~go_function: GO:0005515 - protein binding [Evidence IEA];~go_process: GO:0006396 - RNA processing [Evidence IEA]) produces the protein MMDINSLLSPQDANSNSGRSTPTTSSSGNTSAPAPGPAHKPLRKSRTAANRTPIASSPLAQQVYAPPTNVPEPSPPSSMSPAVGPNVGGGGSGGGTPPAADLQNSRQPSTPGMDTLADLASMQHHQPPRPNAAILRPESYESQLSPSTMFPNVNQISHNTPTPRSSFDIAMSDGPRESARRNYAASSLLPDARRMATELFARIHVNPQSYEAHVNFIRLLHDGFVNHVYPPNNPEIHGEPRDYDLLKDMRTAREEMDKLFAMGEDLWAEWIQDESMLASSVNERIDVMNLCQRSIEEEYGSTKLWNIYGEWVLYLYNAAHGDSTQSHWSEQDKLVGREVFTWQSVLDTWQRGAEATRWRIHDSNTVWDRLLEFQVRDVSRNPSQDKIARVRELFDIRLQTPHATWDQTFQAFSSFISTYYNTNYENIMSETVTQYATPVKEQYAAREEFEIRLRNATDSGDRDEEWMAFAEYIEWELQGTRRRRSANFELINAIYQRAVLRFQTNATVWEDYIMFLIDESMHGNVHTTTISALDRATRHCPGSGTLWSQYLLSSEREGQSFTKIADIKHKATSTGLLDVGGMEEVLKVHTAWCSYLRRRAFLSEATDEDLDVAEVGIRSAIESVQELGEKKYGRSYEGDPLFRLERIYIRYLSESGSWDSARETFKGLVGRRGNSYEFWLTYYHWELVSWSKFVQGEATVDAARRTPNPSFATAVLKQAIKRTDLDWPEKIMQTYVAHCEDYEDSEELQLAVLETRKATRAIATRREREAREAAALQAQQAAEAAAVQPTLEASQAEKRKREDESAVNGLPAKKARAETTPDVEAEPVALQRDRENSTVVVKNLPQNVSEHKVRQFFRDCGTINGVKMLPGEDGNTEVAMIEFNSREDAEAAQTRDQKTLDGNIIQVSFGSETTLFVTNFPPTADENYIRHMFSKYGEIIDIRFPSLKYNTHRRFCYLQFKASVAAHHATELDGSTVSNGLNLVVKISDPSRKQDRHGPMHEGREIHVSNIDWKANENDLKELFSKFGSVELARMPRKVDGGSKGFGYVVFSSKEEATAALAMNEVEFRSRPLHVKLSAPNGAKRTATTVVSRVAGSQSPAPETNGTALPELEEPTGERRDRTLGLMNVPDTVNDARIRALIEPYGKLVKIILRPDHQGAIVEFADVSQTGKAALELEGQEISPGRKLHIGTVGDMLKQSAEKKQRYGQGVKPKEKSKATFLAPTAPIKRPPQPGGRSGKRGHLGVKRGTAQQTSTTTTTTATTMTATNASGEENKGQKSNDDFRAMIQRSQGESS, from the exons ATGATGGACATCAATTCTCTCCTTTCGCCGCAGGACGCGAACTCAAATTCTGGGCGCTCAACGCCTACCACGAGCTCTTCTGGCAATACCTCCGCTCCTGCGCCCGGGCCAGCGCACAAGCCCCTACGGAAGAGTCGCACCGCTGCGAACCGAACCCCTATCGCATCGTCGCCACTTGCGCAACAAGTCTACGCCCCTCCAACCAACGTACCTGAACCCTCGCCGCCTTCGTCGATGAGTCCCGCTGTTGGACCTAAcgtgggaggaggtggaagcggaggagggaCACCGCCAGCTGCCGACCTGCAGAACTCGCGGCAACCATCAACTCCGGGCATGGACACTCTTGCCGACCTCGCATCTATGCAACATCACCAACCACCGCGGCCGAATGCCGCCATCCTACGACCCGAATCTTACGAGAGTCAGCTCTCGCCGTCAACAATGTTTCCGAATGTTAACCAGATTTCCCACAACACCCCTACTCCACGCTCGTCCTTTGATATCGCCATGTCAGACGGCCCCAGAGAGAGCGCCCGGAGAAACTACGCCGCCtcatccctcctccccgaCGCTCGACGGATGGCGACCGAATTATTCGCCCGTATTCACGTAAATCCACAGTCTTACGAGGCACATGTGAATTTTATCCGCTTGCTACACGATGGATTTGTGAATCACGTCTACCCGCCGAATAACCCGGAGATTCATGGCGAGCCTCGAGATTACGATCTACTCAAGGACATGAGAACTGCCCGcgaggagatggacaagCTTTTTGCCATGGGCGAGGATCTTTGGGCTGAGTGGATTCAAGATGAGAGTATGCTGGCTTCTTCAGTGAACGAACGCATCGATGTGATGAATCTTTGCCAAAGATCgattgaagaagaatacGGTAGCACCAAGCTCTGGAATATATATGGCGAGTGGGTGCTATACCTATACAACGCTGCACACGGTGATTCGACCCAAAGCCACTGGTCGGAGCAAGATAAGCTGGTGGGCCGAGAAGTCTTTACCTGGCAGAGTGTCCTCGACACATGGCAGAGGGGTGCTGAAGCAACGAGGTGGAGAATTCATGACAGTAATACCGTATGGGATCGACTGTTAGAATTTCAGGTTCGCGACGTGTCTCGCAACCCCTCCCAGGACAAAATCGCACGAGTACGAGAACTGTTTGACATTCGATTGCAGACGCCTCACGCGACATGGGATCAGACATTCCAGGCGTTCTCCAGTTTTATTTCCACCTACTACAACACAAACTATGAAAATATTATGTCGGAGACGGTAACACAGTATGCCACTCCGGTTAAGGAACAGTATGCGGCCCGCGAGGAGTTTGAGATTCGTCTTCGCAACGCGACCGACTCTGGCGACCGTGATGAGGAGTGGATGGCATTTGCTGAATACATTGAATGGGAACTTCAAGGCACCCGACGAAGACGCAGTGCAAATTTTGAACTTATCAACGCGATCTACCAACGCGCGGTTTTGCGGTTCCAAACCAATGCTACGGTGTGGGAGGACTACATTATGTTCCTCATCGATGAATCAATGCATGGGAATGTGCATACAACAACAATCTCTGCGCTTGACCGAGCAACCCGACATTGCCCTGGGTCCGGTACTTTGTGGTCGCAGTATTTGCTCAGCTCCGAACGAGAAGGACAATCGTTTACGAAGATCGCAGATATAAAGCACAAGGCAACAAGTACAGGCTTACTCGATGTTGGGGGCATGGAAGAGGTGCTGAAGGTGCACACAGCGTGGTGCAGCTACCTTCGCCGGCGTGCTTTCTTGTCCGAGGCTACTGACGAAGATCTGGACGTAGCTGAAGTGGGAATCCGTTCGGCAATTGAGAGCGTCCAGGAGCTTGGAGAGAAGAAATATGGTCGCTCTTATGAAGGCGACCCACTCTTCCGTCTCGAGCGTATCTACATACGTTACCTGAGTGAAAGTGGCAGCTGGGATAGTGCACGAGAAACCTTCAAGGGCCTCGTCGGACGCCGTGGCAACAGTTACGAATTCTGGCTGACATACTATCACTGGGAGCTGGTTTCTTGGAGCAAATTTGTCCAGGGTGAAGCAACGGTTGATGCCGCGCGTCGAACCCCGAATCCCAGCTTTGCCACAGCTGTGTTGAAGCAAGCCATCAAGCGGACGGATCTTGACTGGCCGGAAAAGATCATGCAGACCTATGTCGCGCACTGCGAAGACTACGAGGACTCGGAGGAACTACAGCTCGCCGTTCTGGAAACCCGGAAGGCTACGAGAGCCATCGCCACCCGCCGGGAGCGGGAGGCTCGAGAAGCTGCCGCTTTACAGGCTCAACAGGCTgccgaagcagcagcggttCAACCAACATTAGAGGCTTCGCaggcggagaagaggaaacGTGAGGATGAATCGGCTGTGAATGGCCTCCCTGCCAAAAAAGCACGAGCAGAGACAACACCAGATGTTGAAGCAGAACCGGTAGCACTCCAGCGTGATCGTGAGAATTCTACGGTTGTTGTCAAGAACTTGCCTCAGAATGTCTCAGAGCACAAGGTGCGACAGTTTTTCCGTGAT TGCGGTACGATCAACGGTGTTAAGATGCTTCCCGGAGAAGATGGTAACACCGAAGTAGCCATGATCGAATTTAATTCGCGAGAAGACGCCGAGGCTGCGCAGACTCGCGATCAGAAGACCCTTGATGGCAACATTATTCAAGTTTCTTTTGGCTCTGAGACGACCTTGTTTGTCACCAACTTCCCGCCGACGGCCGATGAGAACTACATTCGACACATGTTCAGCAAG TATGGTGAAATTATCGACATACGGTTTCCATCTCTCAAATACAACACGCATCGGCGGTTCTGTTACCTACAGTTCAAAGCTTCCGTGGCCGCCCACCACGCCACAGAATTGGACGGGTCAACCGTGAGCAATGGCCTCAACCTCGTGGTTAAAATCTCGGACCCTTCACGCAAGCAAGATCGCCATGGTCCGATGCACGAAGGACGAGAGATTCACGTGTCCAACATTGATTGGAAGGCCAATGAGAATGATCTCAAAGAACTATTCTCCAAATTCGGCAGCGTGGAGTTGGCTCGCATGCCCAGAAAGGTTGATGGGGGCAGTAAGGGGTTTGGTTATGTTGTATTCAGTTCCAAGGAAGAAGCAACTGCAGCACTCGCCATGAATGAAGTCGAGTTTCGATCCCGCCCGCTTCACGTTAAGTTGTCCGCCCCTAATGGGGCCAAACGCACCGCTACCACTGTTGTCTCTCGGGTGGCTGGGTCACAGTCTCCTGCGCCGGAGACTAACGGTACAGCACTACCGGAATTAGAAGAGCCCACGGGTGAGCGAAGGGACCGTACGCTGGGCTTGATGAACGTCCCCGATACGGTGAACGATGCCCGGATTCGGGCGCTTATTGAACCATATGGTAAACTGGTCAAAATTATATTGCGGCCGGACCATCAAGGAGCGATTGTTGAATTCGCCGATGTCAGCCAAACGGGTAAAGCGGCACTTGAACTCGAGGGACAGGAGATCTCGCCAGGTCGGAAACTACATATTGGAACGGTGGGCGACATGCTGAAGCAGtctgcggagaagaagcaacGGTATGGCCAGGGTGTGAAGCCAAAGGAGAAGTCCAAAGCCACATTCCTTGCGCCGACGGCGCCCATCAAGCGACCGCCGCAGCCGGGAGGGCGGAGTGGGAAACGCGGGCATCTGGGGGTGAAGCGCGGAACGGCCCAGCAAACGAGTACCACGACCACAACGACAGCAACAACGATGACTGCGACGAACGCCTCAGGCGAGGAAAACAAGGGCCAGAAGAGCAATGACGACTTCCGCGCGATGATCCAGCGGAGTCAAGGGGAATCATCATAA
- a CDS encoding histidine phosphatase family protein (COG:G;~EggNog:ENOG410PKMG;~InterPro:IPR013078,IPR029033;~PFAM:PF00300): MANPNSTTDLPSSFHFHFSAVPGIFLQGDPTTDSDTFDYVSSNFGLIDRSYPSDPVNESESETTSKTKTQWQRLESYIAQLNRASPGELTYKLLILGRHGQGVHNVAESRYGTAMWDCRYSLLNGDEHGSWFDAQLTELGIEQARIANGAWKTQIAQGFPPPQSYYVSPLMRCCETAKVTFDGTKLPGTEPFRPLVKELLRETLGLHTCDARSPKSAIQAAYPSYIFEPGFSEEDLLHKADLRECDSARDARFYELLGDIFAHDGNSVLSLTAHSGAIMSILSVVGHRKFTLETGGVIPVLIKAERRSGEAPARVIEPWFPRPKCPGEAC, translated from the exons ATGGCAAACCCAAACTCAACCACAGACCTGCCTTCCAgcttccacttccacttcTCAGCGGTCCCCGGCATATTCCTCCAGGGCGACCCCACCACCGACTCCGACACATTCGACTAT GTATCCTCCAACTTCGGCCTCATTGACCGCTCTTACCCCTCCGACCCCGTAAATGAATCCGAAAGCGAAACAACttcaaaaacaaaaacacaATGGCAGCGTCTGGAATCATACATCGCTCAGCTAAACCGTGCTTCGCCGGGTGAGTTAACATACAAactcctcatcctgggccGCCACGGGCAGGGCGTACATAATGTCGCGGAGTCGCGATACGGTACTGCGATGTGGGAT TGCCGCTACTCCCTCCTAAACGGCGACGAACACGGCAGCTGGTTCGACGCCCAACTCACAGAACTCGGAATCGAACAAGCGCGCATAGCAAACGGGGCATGGAAGACACAGATCGCGCAGGGgtttccaccaccgcagtctTACTACGTGAGTCCGCTGATGCGGTGTTGCGAGACCGCGAAGGTTACATTCGATGGAACCAAGCTACCTGGAACGGAGCCCTTTCGGCCTCTTGTTAAGGAG CTCCTCCGCGAAACTCTCGGGCTACACACCTGCGACGCACGCTCACCCAAGTCCGCCATTCAGGCTGCTTACCCATCTTATATATTCGAGCCGGGGTTCAGTGAGGAAGACCTGTTGCACAAGGCTGATTTGCGGGAGTGTGATTCTGCGCGGGACGCGCGGTTTTatgagctgctgggcgaTATCTTCGCGCACGATGGGAATAGCGTGTTATCGCTGACGGCGCATTCTGGTGCGATTATGAGTATTTTAAGTGTTGTCGGGCATAGGAAATTTACGTTGGAGACCGGTGGTGTGATTCCTGTGCTTATCAAGGCAGAAAGAAGGAGTGGTGAAGCGCCAGCGAGGGTGATTGAGCCCTGGTTTCCGAGGCCAAAGTGTCCGGGCGAGGCATGTTAG
- a CDS encoding uncharacterized protein (BUSCO:EOG09263D2P;~COG:S;~EggNog:ENOG410PIMA;~InterPro:IPR000008,IPR037791,IPR035892;~PFAM:PF00168): MAAKPPRMTSVNHAAGIFADMSVDGPAIGTLVAVVDRAKNLPNRKTMGKQNPYCAARLGKEAQKTGTDLRGGQTPKWDQELRFTVHESPDYFRLKLSVFNDDKRTDMIGETWIDLQDLIIPGGSQSDQWHTLQFRGKYAGEIRLEMTYYDTRPEDEAVIERRTQGTERAVKNTSGSSRSTMPVAPSSSLSGPRQLKEVKRRPLPTDPTGSAAPRPAPEKAYSSPAPLPASHAPRPYDGVPTPPSSSGMDYAHQPRPMAPPVGQYDAPYGLPSPATRPRTYETPDDFQRDWSAPAPAPAPVSAPVSAPARRPAQGYPQEQHYPSRAEQDYYARPRSGYDNAPPADYRSMRQDLQAGRQDAYQEPDMYAPVHEPPRPNSRHYNQPYLSQDQYVYGAEEALVPRYNQASNSMSGRHHRLEYPQESETDRYRPHSNSQPRRGRDYHAEYAAMQPRVEDEDEDGPPPPPPVHRSGLVQASQQLVPSPTPSYKAYSPEYGPRTTQEMDNPQPTELMIGEDKFPDLPPITNGPSMPPSLVAGLDPTVADAETDRAVNEMQARRRSGIFEEDLPISRSREPSPIMPPYPTDIALAEDHRRSLVSRKSINSESPSNQLVLRKSISPRPPTSRSRGSSQISGSQIPFSPDSFDSYNPNAARAAIRKDPAPAYKSPSEAMEAARRSEAAAGREDGPIIGDDGREIDPSDHLPSDTWAPEPDRKPRKPGVIVRFRNAPTTKIAARSSPPAPSKEYTVRPMSSYISSTDLNRTSPRADYSRGRPGYGGSPGAGHGRTYSTPSPQPQQRRKSVSPSPSPMYAPAPSIGPPIPAKVPIGAPSGYSQDPLSRELNSIDIGSVGISSGRGMRKYVPRPMSGYAM, encoded by the exons CCTTCCCAATCGAAAGACTATGGGGAAGCAAAACCCTTACTGCGCAGCTCGTCTCGGGAAAGAGGCCCAGAAAACTGGCACCGACCTGCGTGGAGGCCAAACGCCCAAATG GGACCAGGAGCTCCGCTTTACCGTGCATGAATCCCCCGACTACTTCCGATTGAAGCTTTCCGtcttcaacgacgacaaACGAACCGACATGATTGGCGAGACTTGGATTGATTTGCAAGACCTCATTATACCCGGAGGCAGCCAGAGTGACCAATGGCACACTCTGCAGTTCCGTGGAAAATACGCTGGCGAGATCCGCCTCGAGATGACTTATTACGATACCCGgcccgaggatgaggccgtCATCGAAAGGAGGACGCAGGGCACGGAGAGGGCTGTCAAGAATACCAGCGGTAGCAGTAGGAGTACTATGCCCGTTGCTCCGTCATCATCGCTCTCGGGACCGCGTCAGCTGAAAGAGGTCAAACGTCGCCCTTTACCCACCGACCCTACTGGGTCTGCTGCACCGCGCCCCGCACCCGAGAAAGCATACTCCTCTCCAGCACCTTTGCCTGCCTCGCATGCACCTCGACCATACGATGGAGTTCCCACTCCTCCGTCCAGCTCTGGTATGGACTATGCTCACCAGCCTCGACCGATGGCACCCCCGGTTGGCCAATATGATGCACCCTACGGTTTGCCGTCGCCAGCCACGCGTCCACGGACGTACGAAACACCGGACGACTTCCAACGAGACTGGAGtgctccggctccggctccggctccggttTCAGCTCCGGTTTCAGCTCCGGCCCGTCGTCCAGCACAGGGTTACCCGCAGGAGCAACATTATCCTTCGCGAGCAGAGCAGGATTATTATGCCAGACCACGTTCTGGCTACGACAACGCTCCACCTGCGGATTACCGATCTATGAGACAAGACTTACAAGCAGGTCGACAGGATGCCTACCAGGAACCCGATATGTATGCACCGGTTCATGAACCCCCACGGCCAAACAGCCGCCATTACAACCAGCCGTATCTGTCTCAGGACCAATACGTGTATGGTGCAGAAGAGGCTCTGGTTCCTCGTTACAATCAAGCTTCCAATAGCATGTCTGGGCGCCACCACCGCCTAGAGTACCCCCAGGAAAGCGAGACGGATCGCTATCGTCCACATAGCAACTCACAGCCCAGGCGAGGCCGTGACTACCACGCGGAATATGCAGCCATGCAACCACgcgtggaagatgaagatgaagatggaccaccacctcccccgcCCGTTCATCGGTCAGGATTGGTTCAAGCTAGCCAACAGTTAGTACCGTCACCAACTCCTTCGTACAAAGCTTACTCCCCAGAGTACGGCCCTCGAACGACCCAAGAGATGGACAACCCCCAGCCTACGGAGCTGATGATCGGGGAGGACAAGTTCCCCGACCTCCCCCCCATTACGAACGGCCCATCCATGCCACCCAGCCTGGTCGCTGGACTTGACCCGACGGTCGCAGACGCGGAGACTGATCGGGCTGTGAACGAGATGCAGGCCCGGAGACGCAGCGGCATCTTCGAGGAAGACCTCCCCATTAGCCGCAGCCGCGAACCCTCCCCTATAATGCCGCCTTATCCGACAGATATCGCTCTCGCGGAAGACCATCGTCGATCACTCGTCAGCCGAAAGTCGATAAATTCTGAAAGTCCCAGTAATCAACTGGTGCTCCGAAAATCGATCAGCCCCAGGCCACCTACTTCTAGAAGTCGCGGTAGCTCTCAGATCTCCGGCTCACAGATCCCGTTTTCTCCGGATTCTTTTGATTCATATAACCCGAACGCAGCCCGTGCTGCTATAAGAAAAGACCCGGCACCGGCGTACAAGTCTCCGTCAGAAGCTATGGAAGCAGCGAGAAGGAGTGAGGCTGCGGCAGGCCGGGAAGACGGCCCTATTATTGGTGACGACGGCCGTGAAATCGACCCGTCTGACCATCTGCCCTCGGACACGTGGGCGCCGGAACCAGACCGAAAGCCGCGAAAACCTGGTGTTATCGTCCGCTTTCGCAATGCGCCTACTACTAAGATAGCGGCTCGATCTAGCCCTCCAGCGCCCTCCAAGGAGTACACCGTTCGTCCGATGTCATCATACATATCGAGTACAGACCTAAATCGAACATCACCACGAGCTGATTACAGTCGCGGACGGCCAGGATACGGCGGAAGCCCCGGTGCTGGGCATGGACGGACATATAGCACACCATCCccgcagccacagcaacGTCGAAAGTCAGtatcgccctcgccatcgccgatgTATGCCCCTGCGCCCAGCATTGGCCCACCAATTCCTGCAAAGGTGCCCATTGGAGCGCCGTCAGGGTATAGCCAGGACCCGCTAAGCCGCGAGCTCAATTCAATTGATATCGGATCAGTTGGAATAAGCTCTGGGCGGGGGATGCGGAAGTATGTCCCCAGGCCCATGAGTGGATATGCCATGTAA
- the MRPL22 gene encoding mitochondrial 54S ribosomal protein uL22m (BUSCO:EOG09264LC7;~COG:J;~EggNog:ENOG410PNW5;~InterPro:IPR036394,IPR001063,IPR005727;~PFAM:PF00237;~go_component: GO:0005840 - ribosome [Evidence IEA];~go_component: GO:0015934 - large ribosomal subunit [Evidence IEA];~go_function: GO:0003735 - structural constituent of ribosome [Evidence IEA];~go_process: GO:0006412 - translation [Evidence IEA]) codes for MATMGALHPYGQMIRSARTGITYIPRRTLTCTPIRRAEENNDAPNNKPETNSKPSALSSIKNFIFGGKSDAAKPTVRRQAAPLKREGSLSADSIFAEDEAAPKLMASGRTPAGRKQEGPAAEPGETEPQTSVEARNRANMQAVLDPRPKARIRWERKMVVRELRGRGRLSKAEQIMRTERESLSKSHWFKTSIKKLGPLARQIAGKNIDEAIVQMQFSKKKAAKDVLEHLKHAKNVAVVRSGMGLGAVQAGEEAQPSKPIKITLKDGERKVITDPTSIYISQAWVNRGPYGIDYDHRARGQINMLRPPYTSLSVVLKEEKTRIREWEDREARELRKRKARLWTQLPDRPITQQNQYYSW; via the exons ATGGCTACGATGGGCGCTCTACATCCCTACGGGCAAATGATACGGTCAG CCCGGACCGGCATCACCTACATCCCTCGCCGCACCCTCACATGCACACCAATCCGTCGAGCCGAAGAGAACAACGACGCCCCCAATAACAAGCCAGAGACAAATTCTAAGCCCTCTGCTCTCTCCTCGATCAAGAACTTCATTTTTGGTGGAAAGTCCGACGCCGCGAAGCCTACCGTCCGCAGACAGGCTGCCCCCCTCAAGCGAGAAGGTAGCCTGAGCGCCGATTCGATTTtcgccgaggatgaagctgctcCCAAGCTGATGGCCTCTGGCCGAACGCCAGCTGGGCGCAAGCAGGAAGGCCCAGCTGCGGAGCCAGGCGAGACCGAGCCGCAGACATCGGTAGAGGCAAGGAACAGAGCGAACATGCAGGCAGTGCTGGATCCGCGCCCGAAGGCGCGTATTCGGTGGGAGCGTAAGATGGTTGTCCGCGAGCTACGTGGCCGCGGCCGTCTATCGAAGGCAGAGCAGATCATGCGTACGGAGCGTGAGTCGCTGTCCAAGTCACATTGGTTCAAGACCTCGATCAAGAAATTGGGCCCTCTGGCTCGCCAGATTGCTGGGAAGAATATCGACGAGGCCATTGTCCAAATGCAGttcagcaagaagaaggccgcaAAGGATGTCCTGGAGCACCTTAAGCATGCGAAGAACGTTGCCGTTGTCCGCTCGGGTATGGGGCTAGGTGCTGTTCAAGCTGGCGAGGAAGCACAGCCATCGAAGCCTATTAAGATCACCCTCAAAGACGGCGAGCGCAAGGTAATCACCGACCCTACATCCATCTACATCTCCCAGGCGTGGGTGAATCGCGGGCCATACGGCATCGACTACGACCACCGGGCAAGGGGACAGATCAACATGCTCCGCCCACCATACACGTCTCTATCGGTTgtgttgaaggaggaaaagacaCGAATCCGTGAATGGGAGGACCGCGAGGCCAGGGAACTGCGCAAGCGCAAGGCTAGGCTCTGGACACAGCTGCCTGACCGTCCGATCACGCAGCAGAACCAGTACTACAGCTGGTGA
- a CDS encoding uncharacterized protein (COG:S;~EggNog:ENOG410PPZY;~InterPro:IPR019372;~PFAM:PF10242;~TransMembrane:4 (i21-44o97-120i132-155o170-193i)): MDFHLIPRGEDRNYTGFLTKTIVYTASLIVFLAAFGLSIASIIVPNWVSYHSEKPTYHYSYGLHRRCSSLTDTCESFPKRSDCVAEDRHFCSMWRTVGFMMSFAVVLEGMSVVAYLIILGGNKALRESGWKILSILIISAAVVQAASMSVVAYLVDNEARFFVGWRLDESWIYCTVSWCVSVVSAGALIFAGYTLPSEGGYELIPDHS, from the exons ATGGACTTCCATCTAATCCCACGCGGTGAGGACCGGAACTATACCGGCTTCCTCACCAAGACAATCGTCTATACTGCATCTCTCATTGTCTTCCTAGCCG CATTTGGCCTCTCAATAGCATCCATAATCGTCCCCAACTGGGTCAGCTACCACAGTGAAAAG CCAACATACCACTACTCCTATGGCCTCCACCGGCGCTGTTCCTCCCTCACCGATACATGCGAGAGCTTCCCGAAGCGCTCAGACTGCGTCGCAGAAGACCGGCACTTCTGCTCTATGTGGCGCACCGTCGGCTTCATGATGTCGTTTGCGGTCGTGCTGGAAGGGATGAGCGTCGTTGCCTACTTGATTATCCTTGGTGGAAACAAGGCGCTGCGCGAGTCTGGGTGGAAGATATTGAGTATTCTGATTATTTCGGCCGCTGTTGTTCAAGCGGCCAGTATGTCAGTTGTG GCATACCTGGTCGACAACGAAGCGCGTTTCTTCGTTGGCTGGCGCCTCGACGAATCGTGGATCTATTGCACCGTTAGCTGGTGCGTAAGTGTTGTCTCAGCGGGGGCTTTGATCTTCGCTGGGTACACTTTGCCCTCCGAGGGAGGGTACGAGTTGATTCCGGATCACTCGtga